GAGCGCGAGACGCAGCAGACGGGCGGCTCGTCCCAGACGCAGAACAACCAGGTGCAGAACCAGACGCAGAGCCAGACACAGGAGACGCAGGCTCCGGTGCAGATCGTGGATGATGTGACGGAGAGCGAAACGCAGACAGAGAGCGAGACGGATGCGGTACTGCAGCGCGGTGACCCGGTGAGCGTGCCGGATGTTGCGGGGCTGGATTACGATACGGCATATGATATGATGATGTCGGCGGGCTTTTATGTGGAGCGCCAGGATGACGAGGACAGCGCGGCGGCGGGAACCGTCATAGACCAGAGCGTTACCGGCACGGCGGTGCCGGGCACGACAGTGATTCTCCGCGTGAGTACCGGCAGCTCCTCCGGGAACGGCACGGCATCCGGAGGTAACGCTGACGGCACCTGGCAGTGTAATGTGCAGCTTGAGGCGCCGCCGGGATATAACGGCGAGGATGCAAGGCTGGAGCTGGTGCAGGGCAATGATACGACAGTGATTGCGCAGGGATCTATCAGCTTCCCCTACGACCTGACAATGACAGGAAAAGCAGGCGAATCACAGGGCACGGTTAATTTTTATGTGATGAACAGCGTAACCGGACAGTATGAGCTGGTGGCGAATTACGCAGTTCCGTTTTCACAGGTAAACTGATTTATGCAGGGAAAAATTATCAGAGGAATTGCCGGATTCTATTATGTGCAGACGGAATCCGGCGTATACGAATGCCGGGCAAAGGGTATTTTCCGCAGGGACGGCATAAAGCCGCTGGTGGGCGACAATGTGGAGCTTAACGTTCTTGATGAGACAGAGCATACCGGCAATATCGAAAAGCTGCTGCCGCGCAGGAATGCCCTTATCCGTCCGGCGGTCGCCAATATCGACCAGGCGCTGGTCATTTTTGCGGCGGCAAAGCCGAAGCCGAATCTCAATCTGCTCGACCGTTTTCTGGTGGCGATGGAGAAGCAGTCGGTAAAGTCGGTAATCTGCTTCAACAAGCAGGATATTGTAGAAAAAGAAGCATGTGAGCGGCTGCGGGAAATCTATGAAAACTGCGGCTGCCGGGTGCTGTTTGTGAGCGCGCTTACGCAGGAGGGCTTATCCGGTGTGCGCGCAATTCTGAAAGGGAAGACGACGGCGGTCGCCGGACCCTCCGGCGTGGGAAAATCGTCGCTTGTCAATCTGCTCGTGCCGCATGCGCAGATGCAGACCGGGGCAATCAGCGAAAAAATTGACCGCGGGAAGCATACCACCCGGCACAGTGAGATACTGGCGGTGGACAACGACACGTTTCTGTGCGATACGCCCGGCTTCAGCTCGCTTTCCGTGTGGGATATGGAAAAAGAGGAATTAAAGGAATATTTCCCGGAATTTGCCCCCTGGCAGGGGGACTGCCGTTTCCTTGGCTGCACGCACACGCATGAGCCGGGCTGCGCGGTGAAGGCGGCGCTCGCGGAAGGGAAAATCAGCCGCCAGAGGTATGAAAATTACCTGGAAATGTATGACGAGCTGAAAAATAAGAGAAAATATTAATGATGCCAGGGATTTTGGAAACGCAAAGCGCGGAAAAGTCCGGGGAATCATATAAAAAGGGGAACGAATATGAAAAATTTACTTGCACCATCAATACTGGCGGCGGATTTCTGTGTGCTCGGAGAGCAGATCCGGGAGGCGGATGAAGCGGGAGCGGATTATATCCATATTGACGTGATGGATGGGATGTTTGTGCCGAGTATTTCTTTTGGAATGCCGGTCGTTTCCTCGATCCGCAGGGCAACCGGAAAGCTGTTTGACGTACATATGATGGTTCAGGACCCGGAGCGTTATCTGAAGGATTTTGCCGCCTGCGGCGCGGATTCCATCACAGTGCACGCCGAGTGCTGCCGTCATCTGGACCGCACACTGCAGGAAATCAGAGAACTGGGGCTGCGCGCGGGCGTCGCCCTCAATCCGGCGACACCGCTGAGCTATCTGGACTATGTGCTGGACAAAACGGACATGGTACTTCTGATGACGGTGAATCCTGGCTTTGGCGGACAGGCGTTTATTGAGAGCAGTCTGGAGAAAATACGGACGCTGCGCCAGCGCCTGGATGCACAGGGACTGGAGACGGATATCGAGGTGGACGGCGGCATCAACCGGAAAACGCTGCCGCGCGTGCTGGAAGCGGGCGCCAATGTCATCGTGGCGGGGTCTGCGGTATTTGGCGGCGATATCTGCAAAAATGTAAAAGAGCTGAAGGAAATGATGAAATGAAGACATTGATTATCGGCGGGGGCAATATCGATTCTGATTTTGCCCTTGCTTTTATGATTGAGAATCCGCATGATTTTGTGATCGCGGCGGACAGGGGGATGGAATTTCTGCGGAAGGCGGACCGTCTGCCCGACTGGATCGTGGGGGATTTTGACTCGGCGGCTCCGGAGGCGCTTGCCTGGTTTGAGAGCAGGGGCGTGCCGGTACGGAGATT
This is a stretch of genomic DNA from Marvinbryantia formatexigens DSM 14469. It encodes these proteins:
- the rsgA gene encoding ribosome small subunit-dependent GTPase A, whose protein sequence is MQGKIIRGIAGFYYVQTESGVYECRAKGIFRRDGIKPLVGDNVELNVLDETEHTGNIEKLLPRRNALIRPAVANIDQALVIFAAAKPKPNLNLLDRFLVAMEKQSVKSVICFNKQDIVEKEACERLREIYENCGCRVLFVSALTQEGLSGVRAILKGKTTAVAGPSGVGKSSLVNLLVPHAQMQTGAISEKIDRGKHTTRHSEILAVDNDTFLCDTPGFSSLSVWDMEKEELKEYFPEFAPWQGDCRFLGCTHTHEPGCAVKAALAEGKISRQRYENYLEMYDELKNKRKY
- the rpe gene encoding ribulose-phosphate 3-epimerase; translated protein: MKNLLAPSILAADFCVLGEQIREADEAGADYIHIDVMDGMFVPSISFGMPVVSSIRRATGKLFDVHMMVQDPERYLKDFAACGADSITVHAECCRHLDRTLQEIRELGLRAGVALNPATPLSYLDYVLDKTDMVLLMTVNPGFGGQAFIESSLEKIRTLRQRLDAQGLETDIEVDGGINRKTLPRVLEAGANVIVAGSAVFGGDICKNVKELKEMMK